A portion of the Epinephelus moara isolate mb chromosome 4, YSFRI_EMoa_1.0, whole genome shotgun sequence genome contains these proteins:
- the fgf1a gene encoding putative fibroblast growth factor 1 — MTDEEVLVSEEQTVESGPLRDSRRLTRLYCMNGGHHLQILPDGTVQGQRDDGDAHIVLKLKAVDRGVVVIRGTEAGRYLAMSDEGRLYSSPTVTDECYFLEKLEENHYNTYMPQKYQERNWYVGLKKNGKPKLGPRTHIGQKAVFFLPRQLSESDE; from the exons ATGACGGATGAGGAGGTGCTAGTGTCGGAGGAGCAGACGGTGGAGAGCGGCCCGCTGCGGGACTCCAGGCGGCTGACTCGGCTGTACTGCATGAATGGCGGACATCACCTCCAGATCCTCCCCGATGGGACGGTGCAGGGCCAGAGGGATGACGGGGACGCTCACA TTGTTTTAAAGCTCAAAGCTGTGGACAGAGGCGTAGTGGTGATCCGTGGAACAGAAGCCGGGCGATATTTGGCCATGAGCGACGAGGGGCGACTGTACAGTTCA CCCACAGTGACTGATGAGTGTTACTTCCTGGAAAAGCTGGAGGAGAACCACTACAACACATATATGCCTCAGAAATATCAGGAGAGGAACTGGTACGTAGGCCTGAAAAAGAACGGGAAACCTAAACTGGGTCCAAGGACTCACATCGGACAGAAGGCCGTCTTCTTTCTGCCCCGACAGCTGAGTGAGTCTGATGAGTGA